A genomic region of Chryseobacterium sp. KACC 21268 contains the following coding sequences:
- the deoD gene encoding purine-nucleoside phosphorylase, producing MSVHISAKKGEIAKTVLMPGDPLRAKYIADNFLTDAKLVSQTRNIFFYTGKYKDKEITVGASGMGFPSIGIYSFELFTEYEVDTIIRIGTCGAYTPELKLFDILNVENAASESTYAKFAWGIEEDIISNQGSAFNKINETAKALGLDAKATNIHSSDIFYRKDPAVPEIAVRHNCPAVEMEAFALFANAKHLGKNAATILTVSDIIPTKEFISADQRENALRTMMELSLETALKF from the coding sequence ATGAGTGTTCACATAAGTGCTAAAAAAGGAGAAATCGCCAAAACCGTATTAATGCCTGGCGATCCGCTAAGAGCGAAATATATTGCCGACAACTTCCTGACCGATGCAAAACTGGTAAGCCAAACGAGAAATATTTTCTTCTATACAGGGAAATATAAAGACAAAGAAATTACAGTTGGCGCCAGCGGAATGGGATTCCCAAGTATCGGAATCTACTCTTTCGAATTGTTTACAGAATACGAGGTTGACACGATCATCAGAATTGGAACTTGCGGCGCTTACACACCAGAACTTAAATTATTCGACATCCTGAATGTTGAAAATGCAGCCAGCGAAAGTACTTATGCAAAATTTGCCTGGGGAATTGAGGAAGATATCATTTCCAACCAAGGCTCTGCTTTTAATAAAATTAATGAAACCGCCAAAGCGTTAGGACTTGATGCCAAAGCAACAAACATCCACTCCAGCGATATCTTCTACAGAAAAGATCCTGCAGTTCCCGAAATTGCTGTGAGACACAATTGTCCTGCAGTAGAAATGGAAGCCTTTGCACTTTTTGCCAATGCTAAACATTTGGGAAAAAATGCAGCAACGATTTTGACTGTTTCCGATATTATTCCTACCAAAGAATTTATCTCAGCAGATCAAAGAGAAAATGCTTTGCGAACGATGATGGAACTTTCCCTGGAAACTGCTTTGAAGTTTTAA
- a CDS encoding DUF4403 family protein yields MNPIRKFTSLYFLLISFIAFSQSTEPVYTLPKIKSNITLPVSLPISEINSLINQSVKGVLYEDQSYTDNNNDQFKVKVEKQGNIAIKALTGNRLMISIPLKIWADKGYGTFGVYVYKDTNFNLIMNFITEISAANNWKLNTKTTTAGFVWTQKPVLDYGKIKIPIAPVIESTLKEQQSKFTTIIDQQIKSQFNLQPYLVMAWNQFSKPINVSEEYNTWLKISPQSTYMSPLQVFQDKIKMTIGIDLYSETYVGQIPLATRDVNTVPNFTLNPNLPNIFNLQTTANISFDEATRIAKQQFLNKEFAMSSEDQKVKITDIKVYQEKENVVIEAQTTGEVNGTAFIKGKPFYSAEEHKIKLNVTDFNLKTKNFFQKALTVLFEGKIRRMIEKDYGIPLLDIENASRKSMIENFNKEYVKGIKLQGNVLDLKPTQFLLSEKYITIIIDTKAQLQMNVSGLSF; encoded by the coding sequence ATGAATCCAATTCGAAAATTCACATCCTTATATTTTTTACTGATCAGTTTCATCGCTTTTTCCCAATCAACAGAGCCGGTTTACACTTTGCCAAAGATCAAATCCAATATCACTTTACCCGTTTCACTTCCAATATCGGAAATCAACAGTTTGATTAATCAATCAGTGAAAGGCGTTTTGTATGAGGATCAGTCTTACACAGACAACAACAATGACCAATTCAAAGTGAAAGTCGAGAAGCAAGGCAACATTGCCATAAAAGCTTTGACAGGAAATAGATTAATGATTTCCATTCCATTGAAGATTTGGGCAGACAAAGGCTACGGAACTTTTGGAGTGTATGTTTATAAGGACACAAATTTCAATTTGATAATGAATTTTATAACCGAAATCTCCGCAGCAAACAATTGGAAATTGAATACCAAAACAACAACCGCAGGATTTGTCTGGACGCAGAAACCAGTTCTTGATTACGGAAAAATAAAAATTCCAATTGCGCCTGTGATAGAAAGTACGTTAAAAGAACAACAGTCGAAATTCACAACAATCATAGATCAGCAGATCAAATCACAGTTCAACCTTCAGCCGTATCTTGTGATGGCTTGGAATCAATTTTCAAAACCAATCAATGTTTCTGAAGAATACAATACATGGCTGAAAATATCGCCTCAAAGTACTTATATGTCGCCACTTCAGGTCTTTCAGGATAAAATTAAAATGACCATTGGAATTGACCTTTATTCCGAAACTTATGTCGGGCAGATTCCGTTGGCAACTCGAGATGTCAATACGGTTCCGAATTTTACATTAAACCCAAATCTTCCAAACATTTTCAATCTTCAGACGACTGCAAATATCAGTTTCGATGAAGCCACAAGAATTGCCAAGCAACAATTCCTTAATAAGGAATTTGCGATGAGCAGCGAAGATCAAAAAGTGAAGATCACAGATATCAAGGTCTATCAAGAAAAGGAAAACGTCGTGATAGAAGCGCAAACCACTGGTGAAGTGAATGGAACAGCTTTCATCAAAGGAAAACCTTTTTACAGCGCGGAAGAACACAAGATAAAACTCAATGTCACAGATTTCAATCTTAAAACGAAAAACTTCTTTCAAAAAGCTTTAACTGTTCTGTTTGAAGGCAAGATCCGAAGAATGATTGAGAAGGATTATGGCATTCCACTTTTGGACATCGAGAATGCGTCCAGAAAAAGTATGATCGAAAACTTCAACAAAGAATATGTGAAAGGCATCAAGTTGCAAGGGAACGTTTTGGATCTGAAACCAACGCAATTCCTATTATCAGAAAAGTACATTACGATTATCATCGATACCAAGGCACAATTACAGATGAACGTTTCAGGTTTAAGTTTCTAA
- a CDS encoding DUF4907 domain-containing protein: protein MMMTRPFWKLLLVLGLISISCQKKNTELDIRITKQKTGYGYQIIKNNKPFIDQPYIPAIAGDQAFKDSLQARRTADLVIKKIGNTSFPRISVDELDSMKIEYEIQKLQ from the coding sequence ATGATGATGACTAGACCTTTTTGGAAATTACTTTTGGTTTTAGGATTGATATCGATTTCCTGTCAGAAAAAAAACACTGAACTGGATATCAGGATCACCAAACAAAAGACAGGTTATGGTTATCAAATCATAAAAAACAACAAACCTTTTATCGATCAGCCTTACATCCCGGCGATTGCTGGAGACCAAGCCTTCAAAGACAGTTTGCAGGCCAGGAGAACGGCTGATCTGGTCATAAAAAAAATAGGGAACACATCGTTTCCCAGGATCTCGGTAGATGAACTGGACTCAATGAAAATTGAATACGAGATCCAAAAACTTCAATAG
- a CDS encoding LytTR family DNA-binding domain-containing protein yields MNCIIVDDEELAHHVIEEYISRIPFLNLVANCYDIQETIGVLQNNSVDLIFLDINLPNISGIEFLKSFNKLPNVIITTAYDNCAIQGFEMDVIDYLLKPFSFERFLKAAYKSYNLTNNKKLLQETTSAIRESFIFVRSNNEDVKLNLEEITRINALKDYIIIYTNTRKLIVHQTMKSIMEKINYENFIRVHNSHIVSLHHLQSVGKNSIMIGDERIPVSEKYKPFLTGIIERYK; encoded by the coding sequence ATGAATTGCATCATTGTAGATGACGAAGAACTAGCGCACCACGTGATTGAAGAATATATCTCAAGAATCCCTTTTCTTAATCTGGTCGCCAATTGCTATGACATCCAGGAAACCATCGGTGTTTTACAAAACAACAGCGTAGATTTGATCTTTCTGGACATCAATCTTCCCAACATTTCCGGCATCGAGTTTCTGAAAAGCTTCAACAAACTCCCGAACGTGATCATCACAACGGCTTATGACAACTGCGCCATCCAGGGATTTGAGATGGATGTGATAGATTATTTATTAAAACCTTTTTCATTTGAACGGTTCCTGAAAGCGGCTTACAAAAGTTACAATCTGACGAATAATAAAAAGCTGCTGCAAGAAACTACGTCTGCCATAAGAGAATCCTTCATCTTCGTAAGATCCAACAACGAAGATGTGAAGCTGAATCTGGAAGAGATCACAAGGATTAATGCACTGAAGGATTACATCATCATCTACACCAATACTCGTAAATTGATCGTGCACCAAACGATGAAATCAATTATGGAGAAGATCAATTATGAAAATTTCATCCGGGTTCACAATTCGCATATTGTTTCGCTTCATCATCTCCAAAGCGTGGGGAAAAACAGTATTATGATTGGCGATGAGAGAATTCCGGTAAGTGAAAAGTACAAACCTTTTTTAACTGGAATTATTGAAAGATATAAGTAA
- a CDS encoding histidine kinase has protein sequence MKNIFKRIKSTYVYHFVIWIILIFFKLIMDYSFFGNLMLLMNLKVFVVFLAIFYVNYGLFLPFIIKQNPRTRITVVFTFVILYIASFIFFMPHHPPFPPKDFPKPGRMMKPFEHGLNFHDMFFKIGLFSIIFSTLLFFVDKWLENQKMIKALEFERQSSELKILREQINPHFFFNALNSIYSLSITQSKDTPRVILILSDIMRYVLNDKNGKKNNLNDEIINIKKYIEIQSIRFNKFNNINWQFYGNFEGYKIEPLLLLTFIENAFKYADFKKGPLDILIDLKDGVLNFNVKNFYETKPSERTDNNKLGIKNTKMKLDLLYPEKYKLDINDNGSEYEIKLTLQLD, from the coding sequence ATGAAAAACATTTTCAAAAGAATTAAATCCACCTATGTTTACCATTTCGTCATTTGGATCATTCTGATTTTCTTCAAACTCATTATGGATTATTCATTTTTTGGAAATCTGATGCTATTAATGAATTTGAAAGTATTCGTTGTTTTTTTAGCGATTTTTTACGTCAATTACGGTCTGTTTCTGCCGTTTATCATTAAGCAAAATCCAAGAACAAGAATCACGGTTGTCTTCACCTTTGTCATACTCTACATTGCATCATTTATTTTTTTTATGCCGCATCATCCGCCATTTCCGCCAAAAGATTTTCCTAAACCCGGCAGGATGATGAAGCCTTTTGAACACGGACTCAATTTCCACGATATGTTTTTCAAGATCGGACTTTTCTCGATCATCTTCAGTACGCTGCTTTTCTTTGTTGATAAGTGGCTGGAGAATCAAAAGATGATAAAAGCTTTGGAATTTGAGAGACAATCCAGCGAACTGAAAATCCTGAGAGAACAGATCAATCCACATTTTTTCTTTAATGCTTTGAACAGTATTTATTCGCTCTCGATCACGCAATCCAAAGATACGCCGAGAGTAATTTTGATTTTATCCGACATTATGAGATATGTTCTGAATGATAAAAACGGAAAGAAGAATAATCTGAATGATGAAATCATCAACATCAAAAAATACATCGAGATCCAGTCCATTCGATTTAATAAATTCAATAACATCAACTGGCAGTTCTACGGCAACTTCGAAGGTTATAAGATCGAGCCGCTTTTGCTTTTGACCTTCATCGAAAATGCTTTCAAATATGCGGATTTCAAGAAAGGACCTTTGGATATTTTGATTGATCTGAAAGACGGCGTTCTCAACTTCAATGTCAAGAATTTCTATGAAACGAAACCAAGCGAAAGAACCGATAACAACAAGCTCGGCATCAAGAACACGAAAATGAAACTGGATTTACTTTATCCTGAAAAATACAAGCTGGACATCAATGATAACGGCTCCGAATACGAAATCAAACTGACCCTTCAACTAGACTAA
- a CDS encoding DUF4270 family protein → MYKYVLLCAAILLLCSCERESNTYEVGNSLMSAQSKVAMIDTLTLKMSTIMKDSVVTSGKSAIMAGNIKDHTFGTVNSASMFELTPASYSLAATTNVVFDSIVMYLTNNDFYYGDTLKTFKLDVHPMADRIKLNSGYLYNNSDLKYSSVSIGSADFLPRPNTDSSFVRIKLDQSYGQNIFNLLKTKDATSQEYFLNFYKGLALVPSSDNNAMLRFGINSSYETQISNATKEKVSNVVRMYYHTASVNGTEEVKYTLDLNPSSTNQYNKIKSDFTGSDLAGLTPSNPIESKNLGDRTYLMAGIGVYTKVEIPYLKSLKNLYANYRIISADLSLSPVAGYYSNQFYNPTVMHYYLGDKKNNIISSFVETDGTTEITASLTDTSEFQSDYGYNFSLLNFVTTILSETTTSNYNVLIYPSSYTDVLSGKTVFGDAKNSTNPAKLKLYILGY, encoded by the coding sequence ATGTACAAATATGTATTGTTGTGTGCTGCAATCCTCCTTTTATGTTCCTGTGAAAGAGAAAGCAACACCTATGAAGTAGGAAACTCCCTGATGTCTGCGCAATCCAAAGTCGCGATGATCGATACGCTGACACTCAAGATGTCCACCATTATGAAAGATTCTGTGGTTACGTCTGGCAAAAGTGCGATAATGGCTGGGAATATCAAGGATCATACTTTTGGAACTGTGAACTCAGCATCGATGTTTGAGTTGACACCAGCGAGTTATTCTTTGGCAGCTACCACCAATGTTGTTTTCGATTCTATCGTGATGTATCTTACTAACAATGATTTCTATTATGGAGACACATTAAAAACCTTCAAACTCGATGTGCATCCAATGGCGGACAGGATCAAACTGAACAGCGGTTATCTTTATAACAACAGCGACCTCAAATATTCTTCCGTGTCAATTGGAAGTGCCGATTTTCTTCCCAGGCCAAACACCGACAGTAGTTTTGTGAGAATAAAATTGGATCAATCCTACGGGCAGAACATCTTCAATCTACTAAAAACTAAAGATGCGACCAGTCAGGAATATTTCCTAAATTTCTACAAAGGCTTGGCGCTGGTGCCTTCATCTGATAACAATGCGATGTTGCGTTTTGGGATCAATTCCTCTTACGAAACACAAATCAGCAATGCGACCAAAGAAAAAGTCTCAAATGTTGTCCGAATGTATTATCACACAGCTTCGGTAAACGGAACAGAAGAAGTCAAATATACGCTTGACCTCAATCCAAGCTCAACCAATCAATACAACAAGATCAAAAGCGACTTTACCGGTTCCGACCTCGCAGGACTTACGCCAAGCAATCCTATCGAGTCCAAGAATTTGGGAGACAGAACTTATCTGATGGCGGGAATTGGCGTTTACACCAAGGTTGAGATCCCATATCTAAAATCATTGAAGAACCTTTACGCCAATTATAGGATCATCAGTGCGGACCTTTCATTAAGTCCTGTTGCAGGCTATTATTCTAATCAATTTTATAATCCTACGGTGATGCATTATTATTTGGGAGACAAAAAGAATAACATTATCTCTAGTTTTGTAGAAACCGATGGGACAACAGAGATTACAGCCAGTTTGACCGACACGAGTGAGTTTCAAAGTGATTATGGATACAACTTTTCATTGCTAAATTTCGTCACTACGATCTTGTCCGAGACAACCACTTCCAACTATAATGTTTTGATCTATCCATCATCTTACACAGATGTACTCTCGGGAAAAACAGTTTTTGGAGACGCGAAAAATTCAACAAATCCGGCTAAACTCAAGCTTTACATCTTAGGCTATTAA
- a CDS encoding T9SS type A sorting domain-containing protein has product MKKSFLLLCASQLVFAQELLFNQQPQSTLNTFNAISTNVFTGTKGIFVADDFEFTKKAKIKKVKAFARVDAGFLSANNVVQWNVVVYQNSNAKPSGIPGKVINGTTYVFSKFPVQGGMTVTPSATDPQNITVEFDVSDCSYVFNANTKYWVAIYPTVQENTTNFFNQKNFYWAASTSNLPKLEEAKIVDPDNLMGQGYTNWTNVSNATMAVSGMAFEIYGEEYLSTNETSKKSLSIYPNPATKFVNINHNVKNVYIYSSEGKQVISTSEAKINVESLPKGTYFIKMILEDGVQITDKFIKN; this is encoded by the coding sequence ATGAAAAAAAGTTTTCTATTATTGTGTGCGAGCCAATTGGTATTCGCACAGGAACTGCTGTTTAATCAACAGCCTCAGAGTACGCTCAATACTTTCAATGCAATTTCTACCAATGTTTTTACGGGTACAAAAGGGATTTTTGTAGCAGATGATTTTGAATTTACCAAAAAAGCCAAAATAAAAAAGGTAAAAGCTTTTGCAAGAGTGGATGCTGGTTTCCTGTCTGCAAATAATGTTGTCCAATGGAATGTCGTTGTCTATCAAAATAGTAATGCTAAACCATCTGGAATACCGGGGAAAGTGATCAACGGAACAACTTATGTTTTTTCTAAATTCCCAGTGCAGGGCGGGATGACAGTTACACCAAGTGCTACAGATCCTCAAAACATCACGGTAGAGTTTGATGTTTCAGATTGTTCCTATGTTTTTAATGCCAATACAAAATATTGGGTGGCAATATATCCTACTGTTCAGGAGAATACGACGAATTTCTTTAATCAGAAAAATTTCTACTGGGCCGCTTCTACTTCCAATCTTCCAAAACTGGAAGAGGCGAAAATTGTAGATCCAGATAATCTGATGGGGCAAGGTTACACGAACTGGACTAATGTAAGTAACGCAACTATGGCAGTTTCTGGGATGGCGTTCGAGATCTATGGAGAGGAATATTTGTCTACGAATGAGACTTCCAAAAAAAGTTTATCCATCTATCCAAATCCTGCAACCAAATTTGTCAATATCAATCATAATGTAAAGAATGTTTACATCTATTCTTCAGAAGGAAAACAAGTGATTAGCACTTCGGAGGCAAAGATAAATGTAGAGTCACTTCCGAAGGGAACTTATTTCATAAAGATGATATTAGAAGACGGAGTACAAATCACGGATAAGTTTATAAAAAATTAG
- a CDS encoding M4 family metallopeptidase, with protein sequence MKKTLSIAMALGYLCSFAQESKQLATLKKETNAAVTISSSTSNPNFIRFGNSNALKLKSAGAKSKTAEFLAENYKVFNLKSVNDLIFVEEKTDNYGLKNVIYRQQYQGVPVYDGLLKFHFNGQEELTSVNGNAISNIKVNSTPDISEASAQSIAKDIVAKQDLNKSNAPLQTVKSNLLIFPKNLVQGGVVTSYLAYEVEVTNKVDVREFLFIDAHTGELVEQFTGIHPIDRKLYETNTSAANLKWKEGDVFPGTLSIWQQNEVTTSEHVYNFFKNAFGYVSYDAEDHSMVTVNNDPTISCPNARWNGTYAGYCDGTATDDVIAHEWGHAYTEYTSGLIYQYQSGALNESYSDVWGETIDLINNYQDEGENLGVRTTTACSPGSVRWKMGEDATAFGGAIRDMWNPNCNGDPAKVLDTANYFCGTTDSGGVHTNSGVTNHLYALLVDGGTYNGYTMTGIGFVKAAHLWWKAQTTYLTATSDFANFADALEAAANDLIGINLQGLSTTGSAAGPSGQMFTAADLQNIKNGILSVQLRSSPATQCNYTPILKAVPDLCAVATSNPLFKENWENGLGNWTVSNVPTKPSTWEARDWTIKDNLPKDRAGKAMFGVDPINGDCAADLQNGILRLESPQITFPAFTDGIYEMAFNHYIATESTWDGGNIKYSLNGGAWTLLPVTAFTQNGYNSALAASGSDNPLKGQRAFTGTDGGSLGGSWGQSVIDLSKIGVTSGSNIKFRFELGTDGCNGIEGWYLDEIYVYNCATLAVQDVQKQNGIQVYPNPTSGFVTIQNKNNSNLKNVEIYNAAGQMIQRFNVNNAKNASLDMSQLLNGTYILKVKSETENNSVKVIKK encoded by the coding sequence ATGAAGAAAACTCTATCTATCGCAATGGCATTAGGCTATCTGTGCAGTTTTGCCCAGGAATCTAAGCAGCTAGCGACATTGAAAAAAGAAACTAATGCAGCCGTAACAATCAGCAGCAGCACGTCTAATCCGAACTTTATCCGTTTTGGTAACTCAAATGCACTAAAGTTGAAATCTGCAGGTGCAAAGTCAAAAACTGCTGAGTTTCTGGCAGAAAATTATAAAGTTTTTAATCTAAAATCTGTCAATGATTTAATTTTTGTAGAAGAAAAAACGGATAACTATGGCTTGAAGAATGTCATCTACAGGCAACAATATCAGGGCGTTCCAGTTTATGATGGACTATTAAAATTTCATTTTAACGGTCAAGAAGAATTAACTTCTGTCAATGGAAACGCAATTTCCAACATAAAGGTCAATTCGACGCCGGATATTTCCGAAGCTTCCGCACAAAGTATTGCAAAAGACATAGTCGCAAAACAAGATCTGAACAAATCAAATGCGCCATTGCAAACTGTCAAAAGCAATCTTTTGATTTTCCCCAAAAATCTCGTTCAAGGTGGTGTTGTAACGTCTTACCTGGCTTACGAAGTAGAAGTGACCAATAAGGTGGATGTTCGTGAATTCCTTTTCATAGATGCTCATACCGGAGAGTTGGTTGAGCAGTTTACGGGCATTCATCCCATCGATAGAAAATTATACGAAACCAATACTTCTGCAGCCAATCTGAAATGGAAAGAGGGAGACGTTTTCCCTGGAACACTCAGCATCTGGCAGCAAAATGAAGTAACCACTTCTGAGCACGTCTACAACTTCTTCAAGAATGCTTTCGGTTATGTTTCGTATGATGCCGAAGATCACTCTATGGTTACAGTGAACAATGATCCTACCATCTCTTGTCCGAATGCAAGATGGAACGGAACTTATGCGGGCTATTGCGACGGAACAGCAACGGACGACGTCATCGCTCACGAATGGGGACACGCATACACAGAGTACACAAGTGGTTTGATTTATCAATACCAGTCGGGCGCTCTTAATGAGTCTTACTCGGATGTTTGGGGAGAAACTATTGATTTGATTAATAATTATCAGGACGAAGGCGAAAATCTGGGCGTCCGAACTACAACAGCTTGTTCGCCAGGATCTGTCCGTTGGAAAATGGGGGAGGATGCCACAGCGTTTGGTGGTGCTATCCGTGATATGTGGAATCCCAACTGCAACGGTGATCCAGCTAAAGTTCTTGATACTGCCAATTATTTCTGCGGAACAACAGACAGTGGAGGTGTTCATACCAACTCTGGTGTGACCAATCATTTATATGCATTGTTGGTAGATGGAGGAACTTATAATGGCTATACCATGACGGGAATCGGATTTGTAAAAGCTGCCCATCTTTGGTGGAAGGCTCAAACGACTTATCTGACAGCTACGAGTGACTTTGCAAATTTTGCAGATGCCTTGGAAGCTGCCGCCAACGATTTGATTGGAATCAATCTGCAAGGCTTATCTACAACAGGATCCGCAGCTGGACCAAGTGGACAGATGTTTACAGCTGCAGATCTTCAAAATATAAAAAACGGAATTCTGTCTGTTCAGCTTAGATCTTCTCCTGCCACGCAATGTAACTATACTCCGATTCTTAAAGCTGTACCGGATCTTTGCGCGGTAGCAACTTCTAATCCGCTTTTCAAAGAAAATTGGGAAAACGGCCTAGGAAACTGGACTGTTTCTAATGTTCCTACGAAGCCATCTACATGGGAAGCCAGAGATTGGACCATTAAAGATAATTTACCAAAAGACAGAGCTGGAAAAGCAATGTTTGGAGTAGATCCGATCAACGGTGATTGTGCAGCGGATCTTCAGAATGGTATTTTGCGTCTAGAAAGTCCACAGATTACCTTCCCTGCCTTTACAGATGGAATTTATGAGATGGCATTCAATCATTACATTGCAACAGAATCTACGTGGGATGGTGGAAACATCAAGTACAGCCTCAATGGAGGTGCTTGGACTTTACTGCCTGTAACTGCATTTACGCAAAATGGTTACAACAGTGCATTGGCTGCTTCCGGAAGTGATAATCCACTAAAAGGTCAACGTGCATTCACAGGTACAGATGGCGGTTCTCTTGGCGGAAGTTGGGGACAAAGTGTGATCGATCTTTCAAAAATTGGTGTGACTTCTGGATCTAATATCAAGTTCAGATTTGAATTGGGAACGGATGGATGCAACGGAATCGAAGGTTGGTATCTCGATGAAATCTATGTCTACAACTGTGCGACGCTTGCTGTGCAAGATGTGCAGAAACAAAATGGAATCCAGGTGTATCCAAATCCAACATCAGGATTTGTGACAATTCAGAATAAGAATAATTCTAACCTGAAAAATGTGGAGATTTACAATGCCGCAGGACAAATGATCCAAAGATTCAATGTCAATAATGCGAAAAATGCGTCATTGGATATGAGCCAATTGCTGAACGGAACCTACATCCTGAAAGTGAAATCAGAAACAGAAAACAACTCTGTAAAAGTGATCAAGAAGTAA
- a CDS encoding kelch repeat-containing protein, giving the protein MDKKLSVLILAIAGMFLLSSCNNDDDDDELVGNWVRVSDLDGKPRSNASAFVVNGKGYLTGGYDGEYYYNDLWSYDPDANSWTQKADFPGVKRSSAVGFATTSFGYVGTGYDGLNKLKDFYKYDPASNAWSQIQDLPGTERYAALAFGVGNKGFVGTGYDGSELKDFYKYDESTSAWTNIVSLGGAKRRDGAAFVINGIAYVGFGTNNGSLVSDFWAFDPSAETWTRKADTSNDDDSQNRSSPAAFAANGLGYVSTGSVSGVSNTTWEYSPYTDDWTERTAFQGSSRESAVAFSFGTYGYVLTGNSGSSYFDDIWVFHPTEADNDDD; this is encoded by the coding sequence ATGGACAAAAAACTTTCGGTTTTGATCCTTGCTATTGCAGGGATGTTTTTATTATCAAGCTGTAACAATGACGATGATGATGATGAGTTGGTAGGAAACTGGGTAAGGGTTTCCGATCTGGATGGTAAACCGCGTTCTAATGCTTCTGCTTTTGTGGTGAATGGCAAAGGATATTTAACCGGAGGCTACGATGGCGAATACTATTATAATGACCTTTGGAGTTATGACCCGGACGCCAATTCCTGGACACAGAAAGCAGATTTCCCTGGCGTGAAGAGAAGTTCGGCCGTTGGATTTGCGACTACCTCTTTCGGCTATGTCGGAACAGGTTATGACGGACTCAACAAATTAAAGGACTTCTATAAATATGATCCAGCATCCAATGCTTGGAGTCAAATACAGGATCTCCCTGGCACAGAAAGATATGCGGCGTTGGCGTTTGGCGTTGGCAACAAAGGATTTGTAGGAACAGGCTATGACGGCAGCGAGTTGAAGGATTTTTATAAATACGATGAATCCACTTCTGCTTGGACCAACATCGTAAGTCTAGGTGGCGCCAAAAGAAGAGATGGTGCTGCTTTCGTGATCAATGGGATTGCGTACGTCGGATTCGGGACCAACAATGGAAGTTTGGTTTCAGATTTCTGGGCCTTTGATCCATCTGCAGAAACCTGGACCAGAAAAGCAGATACAAGCAACGATGATGATAGTCAAAACAGATCTTCTCCGGCAGCGTTTGCAGCAAATGGTCTTGGATATGTTTCCACGGGATCCGTGAGTGGCGTTTCCAATACAACTTGGGAGTACAGTCCATACACCGATGACTGGACAGAGAGAACAGCTTTCCAAGGATCTTCCAGAGAGAGTGCCGTTGCTTTTTCTTTCGGAACTTATGGTTATGTTTTGACGGGAAACAGTGGTTCTTCTTACTTCGATGACATCTGGGTCTTTCATCCAACAGAAGCTGACAATGATGATGACTAG